One Streptomyces sp. RPA4-2 genomic window carries:
- a CDS encoding response regulator, which yields MIEVLVVDDDTRVARVNAAYVTKVPGFRVAGEAHSATEAIRLMETLPNLDLVLLDHYLPDETGLAVVQEMRRRGHQTDVIMVTAARDISTVRAAMRQGALQYLVKPFAFAGLRAKLEAYAALRRTLDAGGEAEQAQVDRIFGALSTTAEPPLPNGHSPTTAELVRRALVNAEGPLSAQEVAEETGLSRQTAQRYLKLLERAGRARLTLRYGDAGRPEHRYVWATRR from the coding sequence GTGATCGAGGTGCTGGTCGTGGACGACGACACCCGGGTCGCCCGGGTCAACGCCGCCTACGTCACGAAGGTGCCCGGGTTCCGGGTCGCGGGAGAGGCGCACAGCGCCACGGAGGCGATCCGGCTCATGGAGACGCTGCCGAACCTGGACCTGGTCCTGCTGGACCACTACCTGCCCGACGAGACGGGCCTCGCGGTCGTCCAGGAGATGCGGCGGCGCGGTCACCAGACCGACGTCATCATGGTGACGGCCGCCCGCGACATCTCGACCGTGCGGGCGGCCATGCGGCAGGGCGCTCTGCAGTACCTGGTCAAGCCGTTCGCCTTCGCGGGCCTGCGCGCCAAACTGGAGGCGTACGCGGCTCTGCGCCGTACCCTCGACGCCGGCGGAGAGGCGGAACAGGCCCAGGTGGACCGCATCTTCGGCGCCTTGTCGACGACTGCCGAGCCGCCCCTGCCCAACGGGCACTCCCCCACGACGGCCGAGCTCGTGCGCCGTGCCCTGGTGAACGCCGAAGGGCCGCTGTCGGCCCAGGAGGTCGCCGAGGAGACCGGACTGAGCCGGCAGACCGCCCAGCGCTATTTGAAGCTCCTGGAGCGCGCGGGAAGGGCCCGGCTGACCCTCAGGTACGGCGACGCGGGCCGCCCGGAGCATCGGTACGTCTGGGCGACCCGCAGGTGA
- a CDS encoding sensor histidine kinase — MSSTPRARRLHLRLPRRMFSQVLLMQVAIAAGVAVLATGLFLAPLSAQLDDQAMRRALAIAQTTAAQPRIAEDLQTSLPSVNGPVQTAAERIRRASGAEYVVVMNTNGVRWSHRDVTQIGQVVSTDPRRALAGKDVMQIDSGTLGRSARGKVPLRLHGHIVGAVSVGIKYDSVRNRLIHAIPGLFAYAGGALAVGAFAAYLLSRRVQRQTRDLAFSDISALLAEREAMLHGIREGVVALDRTGRVRLLNDEAQRLLGLDAAAIGGPLDDVLGPGRTTDVLAGRVTGTDLLTVRGQRVLVANRMPTDDGGAVATLRDRTELEQLSRELDSTHGLIDALRAQDHEHANRMHTLLGLLELEMYDDAVEFVGEVVGDHRITAEQVTEKVHDPLLAALLVGKATVAAERGVALWISDGTLLPDRLLDPRGLVTVVGNLVDNALDAVAGTPHARVEVELRVQGRTAVLRVRDTGPGIPAERRELIFTDGWTTKKPPAHGKRGIGLSLVSRFAERQGGSAEVAEASGGGAEFTVVLPEALTEADLAAEPSAPTAAEEGSR; from the coding sequence ATGAGCTCCACTCCCCGTGCACGACGCTTGCACCTCCGTCTGCCGCGGCGGATGTTCTCGCAGGTGCTGCTGATGCAGGTGGCGATCGCCGCCGGAGTCGCCGTCCTCGCAACCGGGCTGTTCCTCGCCCCGCTCAGCGCTCAGCTCGACGACCAGGCCATGCGCCGCGCGCTCGCGATCGCGCAGACCACGGCGGCCCAGCCGCGCATCGCCGAGGACCTGCAGACGTCGCTGCCGTCCGTGAACGGGCCCGTGCAGACTGCCGCCGAGCGGATCCGCCGGGCCAGCGGGGCCGAGTACGTGGTGGTGATGAACACGAACGGCGTGCGCTGGTCGCACAGGGACGTCACCCAGATCGGCCAAGTCGTCTCCACCGACCCCCGCCGGGCCCTCGCCGGCAAGGACGTCATGCAGATCGACAGCGGCACACTGGGGCGCTCGGCGCGCGGCAAGGTGCCGCTGCGCCTCCATGGACACATCGTCGGCGCGGTCTCGGTCGGCATCAAGTACGACAGTGTGCGCAACCGGCTGATCCACGCCATCCCGGGCCTCTTCGCCTACGCGGGCGGAGCCCTGGCCGTCGGTGCGTTCGCCGCCTATCTGCTCTCCCGCCGGGTCCAGCGGCAGACCCGTGACCTGGCCTTCTCCGACATCTCGGCGCTGCTCGCGGAACGCGAGGCGATGTTGCACGGCATCCGGGAGGGAGTCGTCGCCCTGGACCGGACCGGCCGGGTACGCCTCCTCAACGACGAGGCCCAGCGGCTGCTCGGACTCGACGCGGCGGCCATCGGCGGTCCGCTCGACGACGTGCTCGGTCCCGGCCGTACCACCGACGTGCTGGCCGGACGGGTCACCGGCACGGATCTGCTGACCGTGCGTGGTCAGCGCGTCCTGGTCGCCAACCGGATGCCGACCGACGACGGCGGCGCCGTGGCCACCCTGCGCGACCGCACCGAACTGGAGCAGCTCAGCCGTGAACTCGACTCCACGCACGGACTGATCGACGCTCTGCGGGCCCAGGACCACGAGCACGCCAACCGGATGCACACGCTTCTGGGACTGCTCGAACTGGAGATGTACGACGACGCCGTGGAGTTCGTCGGCGAGGTGGTCGGCGACCATCGGATCACCGCGGAACAGGTCACCGAGAAGGTCCACGATCCGCTGCTCGCCGCCCTGTTGGTCGGGAAGGCCACCGTCGCGGCCGAGCGCGGGGTGGCCCTGTGGATCTCGGACGGGACGCTGCTGCCCGACCGGCTGCTCGACCCGCGCGGACTGGTCACCGTCGTCGGGAACCTCGTCGACAACGCGCTCGACGCCGTGGCCGGTACGCCGCACGCGCGCGTGGAGGTCGAATTGCGGGTCCAGGGGCGTACGGCCGTGCTGCGCGTGCGGGACACCGGGCCGGGCATCCCGGCGGAGCGGCGGGAGCTGATCTTCACGGACGGGTGGACCACCAAGAAGCCGCCGGCGCACGGCAAGCGCGGGATCGGTCTCTCCCTGGTGAGCCGGTTCGCCGAGCGGCAGGGCGGCAGCGCGGAGGTGGCCGAGGCGAGCGGCGGGGGCGCGGAGTTCACGGTCGTCCTGCCGGAGGCGCTCACGGAGGCGGACCTGGCGGCGGAACCCAGCGCGCCCACGGCCGCCGAGGAGGGGTCGCGGTGA